CGCGCTACGAATTCGACGTATTCGCCCTCTCCACAACTCATCCGCCGTCGATCTCCGGAGAGATTCGGATCACCGACGGCGAATCGGTGAATTTCAACGGCTACTTCCCGTCTCCATCTCCGGCGCTCATCTCTCTCCTCCCCGACGCAACCCTAATACAACCGGGAGACTCGTCTCCTCTTCATCTCATCTACGTCACCGAGAGAAACGGTACTTCGAGCATCTACTACGATCTACTTCACGGCGGGGATCCCGATTCCAAAAGTAAAAGACGATCGATGTTAGAAGCACCGTCGCGAGTCCAGATTCCGTTGCTAACCAACGCTGATCACCGGAGTGGCAATACGGTAAATTCGTTTAAAGATAAGCCTAGTTTAAGCGGTGAGTTTCTCGTCTACGTGTCAACACATGACAACTCAGGTGAGCCGAGGACTAGTTGGACCGCTGTTTACTCCACCGAGTTGAGAACCGGGTTAACTCGGAGGCTGACTCCGAGTGGAATCGCTGATTTCAGTCCTGCGCTGTCGCCGTCCGGGAACTGGACCGCGGTGGCTTCCTACGGAGAGAGAGGCTGGACAGGGGAAGTCGAGGAGCTTAGTACGGACATCTATGTGTTCTCGACTCGTGACGGGACTCGCCGAGTCAAGGTTGTGGAGCACGGTGGTTGGCCGTGTTGGGTCGATGAATCTACTCTGTATTTCCATAGGAGAAGCGATGACGGCTGGATCAGCGTTTTCCGAGCGATCATACCTGAGAGTGGACAGTTAAGTACTGAGTCAGTGAACATTCAGCGAGTCACACCACCTGGCGTTCACGCTTTTACACCTGCCACGTCACCGAACAACCATAACTTCATAGCTGTTGCGACGAGGAGACCAGGTAATGATTACCGCCACGTGGAGCTGTTTGATCTCAGGAGGAGCGAGTTTACAGAGCTGACTCGTTTGGTTGCGCCGGAGAGTCACCATTTGAACCCGTTCCTCTCCCCTGATGGGTCACGAATCGGTTACCATAGTTGCAGAGGCCAAGCTAATGGACAGAGAAGTCCTTTGCTTTTCCTTGAGAACATACAAACGACTACAAGTGATCTCTCTCTGTTCAGAATCGACGGTTCGTTTCCGTCCTTCTCTCCAGCGGGTGATAGGATCGCGTACGTGAGAATGCCTGGTGTGTATGTGGTGAAGCCTGATGGTTCGGGGCGGCGTGAAGTCTACGACGGGATGGCGTTTTCCACCGCTTGGGATCCGGTTAGACCAGGAAGGGTGTACACTAGCTCAGGTCCAACGTTTGCTACAGAGAGAACAGAGGTTGATATCATCTCCATCGATGTTGATGCTGTAGACAAGTCTTCTTCCGTGAGAAGGCTGACGACAAACGGGAAGAATAATGCTTTCCCTTGGCCATCTCCCGACGGGAAGCTGATCGTGTTTCGTTCCGGGCGGTCTGGTCACAAAAACCTCTACTTGATGGATGCTGAGAAAGGCGAGACCGGTGGTCTTTGGAAGTTAACGGAAGGTGCGTGGACCGACACTATGTGCAGCTGGTCACCTGATGGAGAATGGATCGCGTTTGCATCAGATAGAGAAAGCCCTGGCTCGGGTAGCTACGAGCTGTTTTTGATCCACCCGAACGGAACAGGGTTAAGGAAGCTGATCCAGAGCGGCACTGGTGGGAGAACTAACCACCCAATCTTTAGCCCGGACAGTAAAAGTATTGTCTTTACATCTGATTACGCTGGGATATCAGCAGAACCGATCTCGAACCCGCATCATTACCAACCATATGGTGATATCTTCACGGTGAAGCTGGATGGCTCTAATTTAAGGAGACTGACGCATAACTCATATGAAGATGGGACTCCTGCATGGGCTCCTCGGTTCATTAACCCAAGTGACGTGGTGTTACGCAAGAAGAATGATTCAAGTTGCGCGTTCGAAGACTGTCACTGGCTCAATAAGAACCCACCACTAAAAGGCCAAAAAATCTCATGTTAATATGTATAATGATTACACAACTATTTTGAGTATCCTTGTTCATAGAGCTGCTGCTCCACTGTAAGATGTATTCCAGCTTGGAACTATAGTTATAGACTTGTACGAGAGATGCCAATGTATATGCATATCGTATTTGAATAATACTGTGTGATTAATATATGCATAAGACTTCACTAATGAGGCTCGTATATCATACTGCCAAACCCTCTCATCCAGCTAGAGGGTTTATGGCGGGAGCGGGAAGGAGTTATAAAGGTGTCTCCTCTCCTCCCTGGGATGGTATTATTGTAAAGGAGAGAAAGAGTAATGGCGCCAGTTCTTCAGAGCGCACAGCCATGGGTTGAGAAATAGTACGACTTATCCTTACTGAATTTATCTTCCCGTCGACAGAACTCGTGTCGGATTTTAACTcgggtttcttttttttttctcgatttGGTTTTCAAGCCGGCCGAAGCAGGTGAAGGACGTGGCGCATCAGGAGGAGGTGGTTCGGGTCCTCACCAACACTCTCGAGACTGCTAACGTAATCCGACAGAACACTCTTGGCTATATCTCGAATGATTATATTTGATTTCAGTTACAATTGTGAAAACCCTAGATGACGGATTCGATCTCAATTCTGGGTTTGTGTTTTTGTGGTTTGCAGTGTCCGCACATGCTCTTTTATGGACCGCCAGGCACAGGGAAAACCACTACGGCACTTGCCATCGCCCACCAGCTATTTGGGTATACAAAGCTCAAACTCTGATTTGAACTATGCAAGTAGTTGCTTGATGGATATTTGATTGATTCATTTGAGTGTGCTAACCTGTACGACCTTTAATATCATACATCCATGTTTGTGCTTCGGATTAACTCTAATAAGATTATAATGCGGATGCTGAGAATAATTTACTCGCAGACTGTGTTGTTGCATTGTGGTATACCAAGTTTTCCAATTAGGTAGCTAGACAGTTACTTAAATTCAATATAATAGTAGTATCCATTATGTGGTGTTGCTATGCAAGTGTTTAGGTTTGAGAGATTCTAATCTTCTTTCCAACAAATTGAAAGCTAAGTTTTCTTGTTCTTTGTTCCATGGGTGTGTCAAGTTAGTTAGTTTAAGCTTGCTTATTTGTGGGGTTTGTATAACATGAGAGTGTCGTTTGtttgctttttatttatttattttgatgtgATTGCTGGCTAATTGAATCTTTGTTTAAGCTTCTTTTGTTACTTGAGTTTTAGGTGAATTAACTAAGGAGTCTTTTATTACAGACCTGAATTGTACAAGTCAAGGGTGTTGGAGCTGAATGCTAGTGATGACAGAGGGATCAATGTTGTTCGGACAAAGATTAAGGATTTTGCTGCTGTAGCTGTTGGGTCCAGTAACCGTCAAGGGTATGATAAATtcctttctttttatatttttggctattgtcaagtttccttttttctttgccAGTTTCTCGTTTCTGCTTTTGTTGTGTTGTGTGCATTTCATCTAAGACCACAATATTATATTTCAGTGGTTATCCTTGCCCATCATTTAAGATCATCATCCTAGATGAGGCTGATTCGATGACAGAAGATGCTCAGGTACTCTGAACATCTTTAACCACAACAttttttactttgaataatgGGTGTACCATGAACTATGTGACTGATTGTGCAGAACGCCTTGAGGCGCACAATGGAAACTTACTCCAAAGTCACCAGATTCTTCTTCATATGTAATTATATCAGCAGGTAAATTCTTTTACTATGGTACTTAAATGCTGGTTAATTTCCTCGTCCATTCAATTGTATCTCACTGTCATTCATTCTtcgatttttttctctttgataGAATTTCGTTCATAGACTCGTAAATTTAATGATTGAGTTACTAGTAGAATAACATTCTAACTAAGTCGTAATGAAGAAGAAAGCTGCCGATTTCGATAACCttttaactttcattttcttattcCTAAGGATCATAGAGCCCCTTGCTTCAAGATGTGCGAAGTTCAGGTTTAAACCACTTTCTGAAGAAGTTATGAGTAACCGTATATTGCATATCTGTAATGAAGAAGGTCTCAACCTTGGTGGTGAGGTGTGCACATATGCTTCAAGCTCTGCTCTTTCTTTAGCTTAGTCTTTGTCAAAACTGCTTATACTACTAGCTAATTTTTATGTAGGCTCTTTCAACTTTGAGCACCATATCACAAGGTGATCTCCGGAGGGCCATCACGTATCtgcaggttggttgaagctgtctgtaaaatatatagttaatgGATGATATTAACTGTTAAATTTTTGATCAAGTCTTTCTTCTTAAATATTACAGAGTGGTGCCCGGTTGTTTGGATCAACAATAACGTCCACGGATTTACTCAATGTGTCTGGGGTAAGGATGAAGATAATCGACTTTCGCGTGTctaataatttcattaaaagTAAAACTCAAGTCAGATAGTTAATTTTGGATGTCTTTTGAACTTTTCAGGTAGTCCCTCTGGAGGTAGTCAAGAGATTTTTTACTTCATGCAAAAGTGGTGATTTCGATATTGCAAACAAGGAAGTGGACAACATAGTTGCAGAGGGATATCCTGCATCTCAAATCATCAATCAGGTTTTGCACGATTAAATCTCGCAATTGTGTGGTCATAACCAATTCTGAGTTCTAATACAAGTCTCCTTTCAGCTATTTGATATAGTCGTTGAGGCTGGTGATGACATAACAGACAATCAAAAGGCTAAGATCTGCAAATGTCTAGCTGAAACAGATAAGGTGAGACTTCTCTTCTGCTGGATTCTCTTTCCTTCCTTATGCCTCATCTATGTAGTTAGTTTAAGACCATGTGAGAAAAGTTACCATGATCTCTGCTCAATTACATAACAATTAAGTGAAGTTCAAATCTTCAGACTCGTCTCTTTCATTGTCATTTGGATCATTTAGATATGTTTCAGTCTTAATTAAAGAGTGTCTCACCTTTTCGATGTGCATGCAGCGACTTGTAGATGGTGCGGATGAGTACCTGCAGCTTCTGGACGTGGCAAGCAATACAATTACTGCACTCTCAGAAATGGCTCAAGATTACTAAAGCAAATATCCTCTAAAACTTTGCATCTTGGTTTGAATTTTGGTTGGTGCTTGTGTTGAGTTTTTGAAACGGACATCTACCGTATGAATTTGTCATAATGGCACTTTtgagttattattattaaatgttCAAAAAGAAAGTTGGGAGGTTACAACTGAAAAAAAGTTGGGAGTCAATTGCAGTCAGAACCTGATTCTGCTGTTAccgttttgttttgttacaacttacaacaGTAGGTCTTTTCgtaaacaaaactttgtttacgtcataacataaatcataaaatagaaaaaatggtggtattatttaattcaaattttatgctTTTTTCAGTCAATATAGTAATATTATACCTTTTGAGTACCATTGAGATCCtccaaaaatgtaaataaaattaaaaaagtgtATTTAATTACGTAGATACTCTTGTTTTGGGTCAACACGTAGATACTCAACATCCACATAAAAAGGAAGGTTTGGATACACATCCAATGTGTATACAGAAGACATATGATGCCACATATAAATTCTGTCAAATAAGATTAGTTTCACATAAAAACTGTTGTGAAACTGGTTTACGTTCTAAAAATAATCGGTCTTGAACTATATAAGTACAAGTTGTTGTAATAGAACTAATCAGAGAAAcgttgtttttttattgtttgtttctCGATGGTTGATGGTGATGGTGGTGACGGCTCTTTCAAGAAACCCGGAGCAGTGCCGTTTAACTGGGAGATCCGACCCGGTATCCCCAAGACCCGAGATTCGACACCCGATCCTACTCTCCTTCAACCTCCCAAGAAACT
This genomic interval from Brassica napus cultivar Da-Ae chromosome A6, Da-Ae, whole genome shotgun sequence contains the following:
- the LOC106347376 gene encoding uncharacterized protein LOC106347376, encoding MAPHYHDDVITYTTLLQTFLCFIKFQISSPSCGNQPAMNFTPLILFASLLLPLHASAEEHQNSNPNGGDTIVFTTLGRSRYEFDVFALSTTHPPSISGEIRITDGESVNFNGYFPSPSPALISLLPDATLIQPGDSSPLHLIYVTERNGTSSIYYDLLHGGDPDSKSKRRSMLEAPSRVQIPLLTNADHRSGNTVNSFKDKPSLSGEFLVYVSTHDNSGEPRTSWTAVYSTELRTGLTRRLTPSGIADFSPALSPSGNWTAVASYGERGWTGEVEELSTDIYVFSTRDGTRRVKVVEHGGWPCWVDESTLYFHRRSDDGWISVFRAIIPESGQLSTESVNIQRVTPPGVHAFTPATSPNNHNFIAVATRRPGNDYRHVELFDLRRSEFTELTRLVAPESHHLNPFLSPDGSRIGYHSCRGQANGQRSPLLFLENIQTTTSDLSLFRIDGSFPSFSPAGDRIAYVRMPGVYVVKPDGSGRREVYDGMAFSTAWDPVRPGRVYTSSGPTFATERTEVDIISIDVDAVDKSSSVRRLTTNGKNNAFPWPSPDGKLIVFRSGRSGHKNLYLMDAEKGETGGLWKLTEGAWTDTMCSWSPDGEWIAFASDRESPGSGSYELFLIHPNGTGLRKLIQSGTGGRTNHPIFSPDSKSIVFTSDYAGISAEPISNPHHYQPYGDIFTVKLDGSNLRRLTHNSYEDGTPAWAPRFINPSDVVLRKKNDSSCAFEDCHWLNKNPPLKGQKISC
- the LOC106347378 gene encoding replication factor C subunit 4; its protein translation is MAPVLQSAQPWVEKYRPKQVKDVAHQEEVVRVLTNTLETANCPHMLFYGPPGTGKTTTALAIAHQLFGPELYKSRVLELNASDDRGINVVRTKIKDFAAVAVGSSNRQGGYPCPSFKIIILDEADSMTEDAQNALRRTMETYSKVTRFFFICNYISRIIEPLASRCAKFRFKPLSEEVMSNRILHICNEEGLNLGGEALSTLSTISQGDLRRAITYLQSGARLFGSTITSTDLLNVSGVVPLEVVKRFFTSCKSGDFDIANKEVDNIVAEGYPASQIINQLFDIVVEAGDDITDNQKAKICKCLAETDKRLVDGADEYLQLLDVASNTITALSEMAQDY